The Pedobacter mucosus genome window below encodes:
- a CDS encoding XAC2610-related protein → MKIQSVICGLILLSLSVNAQYKFLANNASDKYKAKIFVQDCENTICSGKATIILYDKISDQEMQTFHSEDLSFSLTEKQNAKIGWLDLGKYQTPLIFGDFNFDGLEDIAIRNGANGAYSSPSYDVYLSSSNNKFTLNEDLSKIASENLGMFEIDKKTKLITISQKNGCCFQKHTSYKFDSKKGLSEVSSVIEDTSIGDDVTVITQKVENGKIKRSVQKFKTKDYYEQ, encoded by the coding sequence ATGAAAATACAATCAGTTATTTGTGGCTTAATCTTGCTTTCTTTATCGGTTAATGCCCAGTACAAGTTTCTAGCGAATAACGCATCCGATAAATACAAGGCTAAAATATTTGTTCAAGATTGTGAGAACACAATATGTTCTGGCAAAGCAACCATCATTTTGTACGATAAAATTTCAGATCAAGAGATGCAAACTTTTCATTCTGAGGATTTAAGTTTTTCCTTAACCGAAAAACAGAATGCTAAAATTGGGTGGTTAGATTTAGGGAAATATCAGACTCCATTGATATTTGGTGATTTTAATTTTGATGGATTAGAGGATATTGCGATTCGAAATGGAGCTAATGGCGCTTACTCAAGTCCTTCTTACGATGTGTATCTTTCCTCCTCTAATAACAAATTTACACTCAACGAAGACTTAAGCAAAATAGCATCTGAAAATTTGGGGATGTTTGAAATAGATAAAAAAACTAAGCTAATAACCATTAGCCAGAAAAATGGCTGCTGTTTCCAAAAACATACAAGTTATAAATTTGATTCTAAGAAAGGATTATCAGAGGTTTCTTCTGTAATAGAAGACACAAGTATTGGTGACGATGTTACCGTAATTACACAAAAAGTAGAAAACGGAAAGATTAAAAGAAGCGTTCAAAAATTTAAAACTAAAGATTATTATGAACAATAA
- a CDS encoding TetR/AcrR family transcriptional regulator produces MEAEKIKETVKKAAKELFRKYGYHKTSVNEIAKKARIAKATIYKYFESKEQVLDSIVMDYLDQGLHEILNNKLSYASEEEHLKALVMKTSRLSFTACNEFIGWDFVRENANSQEFLKHLSDQLEALLLAAYLQLDNFKNNPARREGLAFLLKASKSIVFSFAFTSVSDSDVRKNFVSFQKEILPFLVKAAL; encoded by the coding sequence ATGGAAGCTGAAAAAATTAAAGAAACGGTAAAAAAAGCGGCTAAAGAACTTTTTAGAAAATACGGTTATCACAAAACCAGTGTTAACGAAATTGCTAAAAAAGCCCGTATTGCAAAAGCCACTATTTACAAGTATTTTGAAAGTAAGGAACAGGTATTAGATAGTATTGTAATGGATTATCTTGACCAAGGTTTGCATGAAATTTTGAATAATAAGTTAAGCTATGCATCTGAAGAAGAACATTTAAAAGCCCTGGTTATGAAAACCAGCCGCCTATCTTTTACGGCTTGCAATGAATTTATTGGATGGGATTTTGTTCGAGAAAATGCAAATTCTCAAGAATTTTTAAAACATCTTTCCGACCAATTGGAAGCGCTATTACTTGCCGCATATTTACAGTTAGATAATTTCAAGAATAATCCTGCTAGGAGAGAAGGCCTTGCATTTTTACTTAAAGCGAGTAAGAGCATTGTGTTTTCATTCGCTTTTACATCGGTAAGTGACTCTGATGTGCGCAAAAACTTCGTTAGTTTTCAAAAAGAGATATTGCCTTTTTTAGTAAAAGCTGCTTTATAG
- a CDS encoding Rieske (2Fe-2S) protein has protein sequence MKYFYSILFVFVLFSSCGKGDNYIPEVAVNYNITITEFSLKAVNNVLLVSNYGVAGLIIVKTPLGGYVAFDRCSSVNPEGKCKVAPDESGLTATDPCSGAKFSLFDGSPQKAPAERSLKVYNISLQGGTLLNVTN, from the coding sequence ATGAAATATTTTTACAGCATATTATTCGTATTTGTTTTATTTAGTAGCTGCGGTAAAGGCGATAACTATATACCTGAGGTTGCTGTCAATTACAACATAACCATTACTGAATTTAGTTTAAAAGCAGTTAATAATGTTTTATTGGTTTCTAATTATGGTGTTGCCGGGTTAATTATTGTTAAAACTCCACTTGGCGGTTATGTTGCATTTGATCGTTGTAGCTCTGTAAATCCGGAAGGAAAGTGCAAAGTTGCACCTGATGAAAGTGGCTTAACAGCAACAGACCCTTGTTCTGGTGCTAAATTTTCTTTATTTGATGGAAGTCCGCAAAAGGCGCCTGCAGAACGTAGTCTTAAAGTTTATAATATTAGCCTTCAGGGAGGTACATTACTTAACGTTACCAACTAA
- the pheS gene encoding phenylalanine--tRNA ligase subunit alpha, producing MLQDKINQYTENINAFVTEKADELEQFRIKYLGSKGVIKEIFEEFKSASVEEKRSLGKILNEFKQLAESKYQTLKESTTDLGSKTEDLELDLTLPGEGFEIGSRHPLALVRREIVEIFAKLGFTVAEGPEIEDDWHNFSALNFPEEHPARDMQDTFFIKKGGEKGDIALRTHTSSVQVRMMEQGKPPFRAIMPGRVYRNEAISARAHCFFHQVEGLYVDENVSFADLKQTLFYFVQELYGEGTKVRFRPSYFPFTEPSAEMDISCTICKGDGCQFCKYSGWVEILGCGMVDPNVLENCGIDSKKYSGFAFGMGIERITNLKYVIKDLRLFSENDVRFLKQYKSALI from the coding sequence ATGTTACAGGATAAAATAAATCAATACACTGAAAATATAAACGCTTTTGTAACTGAAAAAGCGGATGAATTAGAGCAGTTCCGTATCAAATACTTAGGAAGTAAAGGTGTAATTAAAGAAATTTTTGAAGAATTTAAATCTGCTTCTGTTGAAGAAAAAAGATCTCTTGGAAAAATTCTAAATGAGTTTAAACAACTTGCTGAATCAAAATATCAAACCCTTAAAGAATCTACCACAGACTTAGGATCTAAGACTGAAGATTTGGAATTGGATTTAACTTTACCGGGAGAAGGTTTCGAAATTGGCTCTCGCCATCCTTTGGCTTTAGTTCGACGAGAAATTGTAGAAATTTTTGCAAAACTTGGTTTTACCGTAGCTGAAGGTCCGGAAATTGAAGATGACTGGCATAACTTTTCCGCATTAAATTTTCCAGAAGAGCATCCTGCAAGAGATATGCAAGATACTTTTTTCATAAAAAAAGGAGGTGAAAAAGGAGATATCGCCTTGCGTACGCATACTTCGTCTGTGCAGGTTAGAATGATGGAACAGGGTAAACCACCTTTTAGAGCGATTATGCCTGGTCGTGTTTACCGCAATGAGGCAATTTCGGCAAGAGCACATTGCTTTTTTCATCAAGTTGAAGGCTTGTATGTTGACGAAAATGTTTCATTTGCTGATTTGAAACAAACTTTATTTTACTTCGTACAGGAATTATACGGTGAAGGCACTAAAGTACGCTTTCGTCCATCCTATTTTCCTTTTACAGAGCCTTCTGCAGAAATGGATATTTCCTGTACCATTTGTAAAGGTGATGGTTGCCAGTTTTGTAAATATAGTGGCTGGGTAGAAATTTTAGGCTGTGGAATGGTAGATCCCAACGTTTTGGAAAATTGTGGTATTGATTCGAAAAAATATAGTGGTTTTGCTTTTGGAATGGGTATTGAGCGGATCACTAATCTTAAATATGTGATTAAAGATTTACGTTTATTTTCTGAAAACGATGTCCGTTTCTTAAAGCAATACAAATCTGCTTTAATTTAA
- the kbl gene encoding glycine C-acetyltransferase, protein MYKTLQPVLQKELEEIENAGLFKRERIIITPQGADIKVSGGAEVTNFCANNYLGLSSHPKVIEAAKKAIDDHGYGMSSVRFICGTQEVHKTLEAKISSFLGTEDTILYAAAFDANGGVFEPLFNAEDAIISDELNHASIIDGVRLCKAQRFRYKNADLEDLEKQLIAAKDCRHRIIVTDGAFSMDGSVAPLDKIADLADKYEALIMIDESHCSGFIGKTGRGTHEHFNVMDRIDIITGTLGKALGGASGGFTSGKKEIIDMLRQRSRPYLFSNTLAPAIAGASIAVLDMLSETTALRDKLENNTKYFREKMTEAGFDIKPGFHPIVPVMLYDAKIAQNFAAKMLDEGIYVIGFFYPVVPQGKARIRVQLSAAHEQHHLDKAIAAFTKVGKELGVI, encoded by the coding sequence ATGTATAAAACATTACAACCAGTTTTACAAAAGGAATTGGAAGAAATAGAAAACGCTGGATTATTTAAACGCGAACGTATTATTATTACGCCACAAGGTGCTGATATAAAAGTAAGCGGAGGGGCAGAAGTTACAAACTTTTGTGCCAATAACTATCTTGGTCTTTCTTCGCATCCTAAAGTTATAGAAGCCGCCAAAAAAGCGATAGATGATCATGGTTATGGAATGTCTTCGGTGCGTTTCATTTGTGGAACTCAAGAAGTGCATAAAACACTTGAAGCAAAAATTTCTTCTTTTTTAGGTACTGAAGATACCATTTTATATGCCGCTGCTTTTGATGCAAATGGTGGTGTTTTCGAACCACTTTTTAATGCTGAAGATGCAATAATTTCTGATGAATTAAATCATGCTTCTATAATTGATGGCGTTAGGCTTTGTAAGGCGCAACGTTTCCGTTATAAAAATGCGGATCTGGAGGATTTGGAAAAGCAACTAATTGCTGCTAAAGATTGCAGGCACAGAATTATAGTTACTGATGGTGCTTTTTCTATGGATGGTTCTGTTGCGCCGTTGGATAAAATTGCTGATCTAGCTGATAAATATGAGGCTTTAATCATGATTGATGAATCTCATTGCTCTGGTTTTATTGGTAAAACAGGTCGTGGTACACACGAACATTTTAACGTGATGGATAGAATCGATATCATCACAGGAACATTAGGTAAAGCTTTAGGTGGCGCATCTGGCGGATTTACTTCCGGTAAAAAAGAGATTATTGATATGTTACGCCAACGCTCTCGTCCATATTTATTTTCAAATACGTTGGCCCCAGCAATTGCAGGTGCATCTATCGCTGTGTTAGATATGTTGAGCGAAACTACTGCGTTAAGGGATAAATTAGAAAATAACACTAAATATTTTAGGGAAAAGATGACTGAAGCAGGTTTTGATATTAAGCCAGGTTTCCATCCAATTGTACCAGTGATGCTTTACGATGCAAAAATTGCTCAAAATTTTGCTGCAAAAATGTTAGACGAAGGGATTTATGTAATTGGATTTTTCTATCCAGTTGTTCCGCAAGGTAAAGCTCGGATTCGTGTTCAATTATCTGCTGCGCATGAGCAACACCACCTAGATAAAGCAATTGCTGCGTTTACAAAAGTAGGTAAGGAATTAGGGGTGATTTAA
- a CDS encoding DUF5686 and carboxypeptidase regulatory-like domain-containing protein yields MTRICALLFLCGLTNFTFAQQYIVSGIVKDATGQPVPFTSVYLKNTTQGTSANVDGKYSIKLSKGQHTISFRAVGYKQQDHIINLNEDLSLDVKISSESYTLDNVTIRANAEDPAFEIIRQAIKLRKAHLNEVKEFSCDVYIKGVQRLKGAPKKFFGQDIQKVLELDSNRNGIIYLSESQSKFNFRQKNDIHEEMISSKVAGRNNAFSFNKASDLIINFYDNYLLENTLSTRGFISPIADNALFYYKYKLIGESKENGELIHKIQVIPRRENDPVFRGIIYIIDRSWRIYNTDVYLTKNAGINFIDTLNINQQFTKVKQTYMPTTINFQFAGSVLGFKVAGYYVGVYSNYNLDPQFPKNYFNGEILKVTETVNKKDSSFWTNNRPIPLTADEAVNYVKKDSVAKLKESKQYLDSLEKDNNKFGIGKLLLRGYSINDRYDKEYFTFDPVLRAITYNTVEGFVVKYGVTYRKDFENRRSYSIRPELRYGFANEKLTGSLTGNYYYDPVKRASVSASFGNGIFDLNNLGSMTLLGNTINSLLYEKNFSKFYEKSFFNINTTRELINGLQGSVSVDYSRNHYLTNSSDFKFFDNKEREFTSNNPFSPTVETPLFPTYTAFSATASLTYTIGQKFITRPDGKFYTESKFPRITVLYKKGFKNLLGSDVDYDFIKAEVYQDKINLGLFGYTSFLVGAGKFINNNKLYYLDYKHFAGNISTIFPPNLRKFQYLDFYQFSTNQQYFEAHLEHNFAGFFMNKVPLLRKAKLEEFIGGGYLSSPEKRNYKEFYFGIQRLVLRASYGFAYDAAQKISQGFRISYGF; encoded by the coding sequence ATGACCAGAATTTGCGCACTCCTATTCTTATGTGGATTAACAAATTTTACTTTTGCACAACAGTATATAGTTTCCGGAATTGTTAAAGATGCAACAGGACAGCCCGTTCCATTTACATCTGTATATTTAAAAAATACTACTCAAGGTACATCCGCAAATGTAGATGGAAAGTACTCTATAAAACTAAGCAAAGGTCAGCATACCATAAGTTTTAGAGCCGTTGGTTATAAGCAACAAGATCATATTATCAATTTAAATGAAGATCTTTCTTTAGATGTAAAGATTTCATCAGAAAGCTATACACTTGATAATGTAACGATTAGGGCAAACGCAGAAGATCCAGCATTTGAAATTATTCGCCAGGCGATAAAACTTAGAAAAGCGCATTTAAATGAAGTTAAGGAATTTAGTTGCGATGTATATATAAAAGGAGTTCAGCGGTTGAAAGGTGCGCCTAAAAAGTTCTTTGGTCAGGATATTCAAAAAGTTTTAGAATTGGATAGCAATAGAAATGGCATAATTTATTTATCAGAATCGCAAAGCAAATTTAATTTCAGGCAAAAAAATGATATACATGAAGAGATGATTTCTTCGAAGGTTGCTGGTAGAAATAATGCGTTTAGCTTTAATAAAGCTTCAGATTTAATCATCAATTTTTATGATAATTATCTGCTAGAAAACACGCTAAGTACACGTGGATTTATTTCGCCTATTGCAGATAATGCGCTATTTTACTATAAATACAAATTGATTGGCGAATCAAAGGAAAATGGAGAGCTGATTCATAAAATACAGGTCATCCCTCGTCGAGAAAATGATCCTGTTTTCCGTGGGATTATTTACATTATCGATCGCAGTTGGCGCATTTATAATACCGATGTTTACCTGACTAAAAACGCCGGCATCAATTTTATTGATACGCTTAATATTAACCAGCAATTTACGAAAGTTAAACAAACCTACATGCCTACTACCATTAACTTCCAATTTGCTGGAAGCGTTTTGGGCTTTAAAGTGGCTGGCTATTATGTTGGTGTTTACAGTAATTATAACCTTGATCCTCAGTTTCCGAAAAATTATTTTAATGGTGAAATTTTGAAAGTTACCGAAACGGTAAACAAAAAAGATTCTTCATTTTGGACTAACAATCGGCCAATTCCATTAACAGCTGACGAGGCAGTTAATTATGTAAAAAAAGATAGTGTTGCCAAACTGAAAGAATCAAAGCAATATTTAGACTCATTAGAAAAGGATAATAATAAGTTTGGTATTGGAAAATTGCTTTTGAGAGGCTATTCCATAAATGATCGATATGACAAAGAATATTTCACTTTTGATCCCGTTTTGCGAGCTATAACTTACAATACAGTGGAAGGATTTGTAGTAAAATATGGGGTTACTTATAGAAAAGATTTTGAAAATAGAAGGTCGTACAGCATTCGACCAGAATTGAGATATGGTTTTGCAAATGAAAAACTAACTGGAAGTTTAACTGGAAATTATTATTACGATCCTGTAAAAAGGGCTAGTGTAAGCGCATCTTTCGGTAACGGAATTTTTGATTTAAATAATTTGGGATCGATGACCTTGCTCGGCAATACTATAAATTCACTACTGTATGAGAAGAACTTTTCTAAATTTTATGAGAAAAGTTTTTTCAACATTAATACTACACGAGAACTAATAAACGGACTGCAAGGTAGTGTAAGTGTTGATTATAGTAGAAATCATTATCTAACGAACAGCTCCGACTTTAAGTTTTTTGACAATAAAGAAAGAGAGTTTACCTCCAATAATCCTTTTAGTCCGACAGTAGAAACACCGCTTTTCCCAACTTATACTGCATTTAGTGCTACGGCAAGTTTAACTTATACCATCGGACAGAAATTCATAACGCGTCCGGATGGAAAGTTTTATACAGAATCTAAGTTTCCAAGAATTACTGTTTTATATAAAAAAGGATTTAAAAATCTTTTAGGTAGTGATGTTGATTATGATTTTATTAAAGCAGAAGTTTATCAAGACAAAATAAACTTAGGTTTGTTTGGTTATACATCATTTTTAGTTGGCGCTGGGAAGTTCATCAATAATAATAAATTATATTATCTTGATTATAAACACTTTGCTGGTAATATTTCAACAATCTTTCCGCCAAATTTACGGAAGTTTCAATATTTAGATTTTTATCAATTTAGCACCAATCAACAATATTTCGAAGCACATTTAGAACATAACTTTGCTGGTTTTTTCATGAATAAAGTTCCATTATTAAGAAAAGCTAAATTAGAGGAGTTTATTGGCGGAGGTTACTTATCATCACCAGAAAAAAGAAATTATAAAGAGTTTTATTTCGGTATTCAGCGTTTGGTTTTAAGAGCAAGTTATGGTTTTGCTTATGATGCAGCTCAAAAAATTTCTCAAGGATTTAGGATTAGTTATGGTTTTTAA
- the trhO gene encoding oxygen-dependent tRNA uridine(34) hydroxylase TrhO, with protein sequence MEKYQTLLYYCYSTIANAEQFAADHLKFCKSLNLVGRIIVAEEGLNGTVSGKTSDCKIYMDAIHADERFAKTAFKIDDVNEPSFIKMHCRYKSEIVHSGLKDTSIIDPNHQTGKHLEPVDFMAMKDDEDVIILDVRSNYEHNLGKFKNAITLDIENFRDFPDKINELAQYKDKKILTYCTGGIKCEKASALLLHHGFNDVYQLHGGIIKYGKEAQGKDFEGKCYVFDNRIAVDVNNVNPTIVSVCYNCGKTTPKMINCANPECNEHITQCDECGDLLQGCCKEECTTNPRKRPYDGTGYYVKVPHQVNKKTELVG encoded by the coding sequence ATGGAAAAATATCAAACACTACTTTATTATTGCTATAGCACTATAGCAAACGCAGAACAATTTGCTGCCGATCACCTAAAATTCTGTAAATCGTTAAACTTAGTTGGCCGCATAATCGTAGCTGAAGAAGGTTTAAACGGAACTGTATCTGGCAAAACCAGCGATTGTAAAATCTATATGGATGCGATACATGCCGATGAAAGATTCGCTAAAACTGCATTTAAAATTGATGATGTAAATGAGCCTTCATTTATTAAAATGCATTGCCGGTACAAATCAGAAATTGTGCATTCTGGATTAAAAGATACTTCCATTATAGACCCAAATCATCAGACAGGGAAACATTTGGAGCCTGTTGATTTTATGGCGATGAAAGATGACGAAGATGTAATCATTCTTGATGTGCGCTCAAATTACGAGCATAATCTTGGGAAATTTAAAAATGCCATTACACTTGATATTGAAAACTTTCGTGATTTCCCCGATAAAATAAATGAGCTTGCTCAGTATAAAGACAAAAAGATTTTAACCTATTGCACAGGTGGCATTAAATGTGAAAAGGCATCAGCTTTGCTTTTACACCATGGTTTTAATGATGTTTATCAGCTTCATGGTGGCATTATAAAATACGGTAAAGAAGCGCAGGGAAAAGATTTTGAAGGCAAATGTTATGTGTTCGATAACCGAATTGCAGTTGATGTTAATAATGTGAATCCAACGATTGTTTCGGTTTGCTATAACTGCGGCAAAACAACTCCAAAAATGATAAATTGTGCCAATCCTGAATGTAATGAGCACATAACTCAATGTGATGAATGTGGTGATCTTCTACAAGGTTGCTGCAAAGAGGAATGTACCACTAACCCACGCAAACGCCCATATGATGGCACTGGTTACTATGTAAAAGTTCCACATCAAGTAAATAAAAAGACTGAATTAGTTGGGTAA
- a CDS encoding triple tyrosine motif-containing protein produces the protein MLKFLRCILLLFTLLSLKIYAADIKSIGVPYIENYPKSIYSSGNQNWSIAKDKSGIMYFGNAEGLLTFDGRYWQKYRMPNRQIVRSVAIGDDNKIFTGSFGEFGYWAFQNNKLKYSSLTRLLPKGITVTDEVWKIYVDKNRVIFQTFSKIFIYQNNKIEVIKSPSSFLFLHQVNNRYFVEVLDKGLFELVGSKLIYIPQSDKLGKEGILSILPYKNGGLIIGTSKNGLFTYNGKDFTPLNTPANTFLKTFQLNNGVRLLGKYYAYGTILNGIIIIDEEGRIIQKINKSSGLQNNTVLSLYADNEQNLWSGLDNGIDRIELNSPLYFYFDKTGQFGTVYSSIIFNNKIYLGTNQGIFYSEWSAYNGLLPFNFRLIPNSQGQVWELSIIDNELICGHNNGTFKIIDDNIEKISPISGGWTIKRLNSNPNYLIQGTYTGLTLFTKANSGLKFITKISGFVAPSRYLEQDNKGDIWLSHAYKGLYKLTLSADYTKVISTKYFDEKNGLPGNYNINIFNLENKIVFSSDVGFYTYDELSNKFTKYDVLNKKLGSFATSNKIISAGDKKYWFINHGKTALVNFIEPGKLKIDSNQFSMLDGRMVQYYENISKISNLIYLISVDDGFVIYNTSQNVNALGHKLPYVLIRRVDDITDKYATLSEKGNNEDEIVVPYNRNNIRISFALPYYRQSKIKFQYYLEGYSKDWSDWSYATQKDFTNLNSGNYKFKVRAKIDDLSLSEITNFEFRIAKPWYLSNWAMLFYSLAFIIILILGKRIYENKLKRDSLKISTRLQAEQDEVLKQELDQNEKQIAKLQTEKLQAELASKNRELSNSAMTLVYKNELLQKLSDEITKLKDENGKKLSEDQTRKIQKVINDGMNDERDWHLFENSFNEAHESFFKKLKAQHTNLVPNDLKLCAYLRMNMSSKEMSSLLNITLRGVEIRRYRLRKKLEVPHDKNLSEFLMEL, from the coding sequence ATGCTTAAATTTTTAAGATGTATTCTTTTACTTTTTACACTTTTATCTCTAAAAATTTATGCGGCTGATATTAAAAGTATTGGCGTTCCTTACATAGAAAATTATCCTAAATCGATTTATTCATCAGGAAACCAAAATTGGAGTATCGCAAAAGATAAAAGTGGGATCATGTATTTTGGCAATGCTGAAGGATTACTCACTTTTGATGGTCGCTATTGGCAGAAATATAGAATGCCAAATAGGCAAATTGTTAGATCGGTTGCTATTGGCGATGATAATAAAATCTTTACTGGCAGCTTTGGCGAGTTTGGCTACTGGGCTTTTCAAAACAATAAACTAAAATACAGTTCACTTACTCGCCTGCTTCCTAAAGGAATTACAGTTACCGATGAAGTTTGGAAGATTTATGTAGATAAAAACAGGGTTATTTTTCAAACTTTTTCTAAGATATTCATCTATCAAAACAATAAAATTGAAGTAATAAAGTCTCCTTCTTCGTTCTTATTTCTGCATCAAGTTAATAATAGATACTTTGTTGAGGTATTAGATAAAGGCCTTTTCGAATTAGTAGGCAGCAAATTAATCTATATACCACAAAGTGATAAATTAGGTAAGGAAGGTATTTTATCTATCCTTCCATACAAAAATGGAGGCTTAATTATTGGTACTAGTAAAAATGGTTTATTTACCTATAACGGAAAAGATTTTACACCACTAAATACACCTGCAAATACTTTTCTTAAAACCTTTCAGCTCAATAATGGAGTAAGGTTATTAGGTAAATATTATGCTTACGGAACCATATTAAATGGCATTATCATTATTGATGAGGAAGGTCGCATCATTCAAAAAATTAACAAATCAAGCGGATTACAAAATAACACTGTTTTAAGTTTATACGCAGATAATGAACAAAATCTATGGTCAGGTTTAGATAATGGAATCGATAGAATAGAGCTAAACTCACCATTGTATTTCTACTTTGATAAAACGGGTCAGTTTGGAACCGTCTATTCGAGCATCATTTTCAACAATAAAATTTACTTAGGAACAAATCAAGGCATTTTTTATAGCGAATGGTCAGCATATAATGGTTTATTACCGTTCAATTTTCGCCTGATTCCGAATTCACAAGGTCAGGTTTGGGAATTATCCATTATAGATAATGAGCTTATTTGTGGCCATAATAATGGCACTTTTAAAATAATTGATGATAATATTGAGAAAATCTCTCCCATAAGTGGAGGTTGGACCATTAAGAGGCTTAATTCAAATCCGAATTATCTTATTCAGGGAACTTATACCGGATTAACGCTGTTTACAAAAGCAAATTCTGGCTTAAAATTCATTACAAAAATAAGTGGATTTGTTGCGCCATCTCGATATTTGGAACAAGATAACAAAGGTGACATTTGGTTAAGTCATGCCTATAAAGGACTATATAAGTTAACTTTAAGTGCTGACTATACGAAGGTGATCAGCACGAAATACTTCGATGAAAAAAATGGACTTCCGGGAAATTATAACATCAACATTTTCAATTTAGAGAATAAGATTGTTTTTTCTTCTGATGTTGGATTTTACACTTATGATGAACTCAGCAATAAATTTACGAAGTATGATGTGCTTAATAAAAAACTCGGCTCCTTTGCAACGTCAAATAAAATCATCAGTGCTGGCGATAAAAAATATTGGTTTATTAATCATGGTAAAACAGCACTAGTAAATTTTATTGAGCCTGGTAAACTTAAAATTGATTCCAATCAGTTTAGTATGTTGGATGGTAGAATGGTTCAGTATTATGAAAACATTAGTAAAATCAGCAATTTAATTTATTTGATTAGTGTAGATGATGGTTTTGTTATTTATAATACAAGTCAAAATGTGAATGCGCTTGGCCATAAACTTCCATATGTACTAATCAGGCGTGTTGATGATATTACTGATAAATATGCTACTTTAAGTGAAAAAGGAAATAATGAAGATGAAATTGTAGTTCCATATAATCGTAATAATATTCGTATTTCTTTTGCTTTGCCATACTATAGGCAATCAAAAATTAAGTTTCAGTATTATTTAGAAGGTTATTCTAAAGATTGGTCAGATTGGAGCTACGCAACACAAAAGGATTTTACAAACCTCAATAGCGGCAATTATAAATTCAAAGTCAGGGCGAAAATTGATGATTTATCTTTAAGTGAAATAACAAATTTTGAGTTTAGGATTGCCAAACCGTGGTATCTTAGCAATTGGGCGATGTTATTTTATTCTTTAGCTTTTATTATTATCTTGATTTTAGGAAAACGGATTTATGAGAATAAACTAAAACGAGATAGTTTAAAAATTAGCACAAGATTGCAAGCCGAACAAGACGAAGTATTAAAACAGGAGTTAGATCAAAATGAGAAGCAAATAGCTAAACTTCAAACAGAAAAGTTACAGGCTGAGCTTGCTTCTAAAAATAGAGAATTATCCAATTCAGCGATGACTTTGGTATATAAAAATGAGCTGCTTCAAAAATTGAGTGATGAAATAACTAAGCTTAAAGATGAAAATGGAAAGAAGCTTTCTGAAGACCAGACACGTAAAATTCAAAAGGTAATAAATGATGGAATGAATGATGAAAGGGACTGGCACCTTTTCGAAAATAGTTTCAATGAAGCACATGAAAGTTTCTTTAAAAAGCTAAAAGCACAGCATACAAATTTGGTACCTAATGATTTAAAATTGTGTGCATATTTGAGAATGAACATGAGTAGTAAAGAGATGTCTTCCCTACTAAATATTACGTTACGAGGTGTGGAAATCCGCCGATATCGACTACGCAAAAAGTTAGAAGTACCACACGATAAAAATCTTTCAGAATTTTTAATGGAACTTTAA